The Streptococcus viridans genome includes a window with the following:
- a CDS encoding ABC transporter substrate-binding protein codes for MKKLYSFLLGIVVVILVLAGLSARLEAKTNPKDSDKLVIYNWGDYIDPELLEEFTKETGVQVQYNTFDSNEAMYTKIKQGGTAYDIAIPSEYMIAKMMDENLLEKLDKSKLKGLDNIDPRFLDLDFDPDNQYSVPYFWGTLGIIYNSKMVDKAPEHWADLWRPEYKNDIMMYDGAREVMGIGLNSLGYSLNSKDPQQLQESVDKLYTLMPNIKALVADEMKGYMIQNNAAIGVTFSGEASQMLEANEDLRYVVPSEASNLWFDNIVIPKTVKNKEAAYAFINFMLRPENAYKNALYVGYSTPNKEAKKMLPEEVQEDQSFYPSDDTLKNLEVYEQLGKKWLGVYNDLYLQVKMYRK; via the coding sequence ATGAAAAAACTCTATTCATTCTTGCTAGGGATTGTCGTTGTGATTCTCGTATTAGCGGGGCTAAGTGCCCGTCTTGAAGCCAAGACCAATCCAAAAGACAGTGACAAGCTGGTCATCTACAACTGGGGAGATTATATCGATCCTGAATTGCTTGAGGAATTTACCAAAGAAACAGGTGTTCAAGTCCAATACAATACCTTTGATTCCAATGAAGCTATGTACACCAAAATCAAGCAAGGGGGAACGGCATACGATATTGCTATCCCAAGTGAATACATGATCGCTAAGATGATGGATGAAAACCTGCTTGAAAAGTTGGATAAGTCCAAACTGAAAGGCTTAGACAATATCGACCCACGTTTCTTGGACTTGGATTTTGATCCGGACAATCAGTATTCAGTTCCTTACTTCTGGGGGACTCTTGGCATCATCTACAATAGCAAGATGGTTGATAAGGCCCCTGAGCACTGGGCGGATCTATGGAGACCAGAGTACAAGAATGACATCATGATGTACGATGGGGCGCGTGAGGTCATGGGGATTGGACTCAATAGCTTAGGCTATAGTCTCAACTCCAAGGATCCTCAGCAATTACAAGAGTCTGTTGATAAGCTTTATACCTTGATGCCCAATATCAAGGCCCTTGTAGCCGATGAAATGAAAGGCTACATGATCCAGAACAATGCGGCTATTGGGGTGACCTTCTCCGGTGAAGCCAGTCAAATGCTAGAGGCCAATGAGGACCTCCGCTATGTCGTCCCATCAGAAGCCAGTAACCTTTGGTTTGACAACATTGTCATTCCAAAGACCGTGAAGAATAAAGAAGCAGCTTATGCCTTTATCAACTTCATGCTTCGCCCAGAAAATGCATATAAGAATGCTCTCTATGTCGGTTATTCCACACCGAACAAAGAAGCTAAGAAGATGCTACCAGAAGAGGTCCAAGAAGACCAGTCCTTCTACCCAAGTGATGACACGCTAAAGAACTTAGAAGTCTACGAACAACTTGGCAAGAAGTGGTTGGGCGTCTATAACGATCTCTACCTACAAGTGAAGATGTATCGCAAGTAG
- a CDS encoding ABC transporter permease has product MKKISRIYLGLIFLLLYLPIFYLISYAFNAGGDMNAFTGFTLEHFQSLFEDTRLMLILSQTFLLAFLSALIATIIGTFGAIYIYQSKKKFEGPFLSINNILMVAPDVMIGASFLILFTTIKFQLGFASVLMSHVAFSIPIVVLMVLPRLKEMNRDMVNAAYDLGANQVQMLKEIMLPYLTPAIIAGYFMAFTYSLDDFAVTFFVTGNGFTTLSVEIYSRARQGISLNINALSALVFLFSILLVVGYYFITREKEETV; this is encoded by the coding sequence ATGAAAAAGATTTCACGTATCTATTTAGGATTGATTTTCCTGCTCCTTTATCTACCAATCTTCTACTTGATTTCCTATGCCTTTAATGCTGGCGGAGATATGAATGCTTTTACAGGCTTTACCTTGGAGCATTTCCAAAGTCTCTTTGAGGACACGCGTCTCATGTTGATCCTCTCACAGACCTTCCTTTTGGCCTTCTTGTCAGCCTTGATTGCGACCATTATTGGGACCTTTGGGGCGATCTATATCTACCAATCTAAGAAGAAATTTGAAGGACCGTTTTTGTCCATCAATAACATCCTCATGGTGGCACCTGACGTTATGATCGGAGCTAGCTTCCTGATCCTCTTTACGACGATCAAGTTCCAGCTTGGCTTTGCCTCGGTCTTGATGAGTCACGTGGCCTTCTCGATTCCAATCGTAGTCTTGATGGTCTTGCCACGCTTGAAAGAAATGAACCGTGATATGGTCAATGCAGCCTATGATCTAGGAGCTAATCAGGTGCAGATGTTGAAGGAAATCATGCTTCCTTATTTGACACCTGCCATTATCGCCGGTTATTTCATGGCCTTTACCTATTCCTTGGATGACTTTGCGGTGACCTTCTTTGTCACAGGAAATGGTTTTACGACCTTGTCTGTTGAGATTTACTCACGTGCTCGCCAAGGGATTTCATTGAATATCAATGCCCTTTCTGCCTTGGTCTTCCTCTTCAGTATCTTACTGGTGGTCGGCTATTACTTTATCACTAGAGAGAAGGAGGAGACAGTATGA